One window of the Arthrobacter sp. D5-1 genome contains the following:
- a CDS encoding Rid family hydrolase, with protein sequence MTRLHVATDLAPSPAGPYSQAIVANGLLYTAGQTPHDPITDERVGITIEEQTVQAMENLGHVLGAHGLDFSHVIKATVHLHHPRRDFDGFNAVYEKYVVAPYPARTTVGSFLGDFLVEIDVVAAIP encoded by the coding sequence TGACCCGTCTCCACGTCGCAACAGACCTGGCACCAAGCCCGGCCGGCCCTTACTCCCAGGCAATTGTGGCCAACGGGCTCCTGTACACCGCCGGCCAGACGCCGCATGATCCCATCACGGACGAGCGCGTGGGGATCACCATCGAGGAACAGACCGTTCAAGCCATGGAGAACCTGGGGCACGTCCTGGGTGCGCACGGCCTGGACTTCTCCCACGTGATCAAAGCCACCGTCCACCTGCACCACCCGCGTCGCGACTTTGACGGCTTCAATGCCGTCTACGAAAAGTACGTCGTGGCCCCTTACCCGGCGCGGACCACCGTTGGTTCATTCCTGGGTGACTTCCTGGTCGAGATCGACGTCGTGGCCGCCATCCCGTAA
- a CDS encoding MarR family transcriptional regulator: MDSEGHAKGYWYGKDPGQKAIAIDVLNALRDYRASEQAMRRRTRSSMGMGEKDLLALRYLFEAEAAGKVMKPKDLGDKLGITSASMTTLIDRLVESGHIRREPHPTDRRALILKATPGSDQEVRHTLGGMHRRMLDAACALSPDESQIVVNFLQHMREALDTIDEEPVVPEAGKPAQS, encoded by the coding sequence ATGGACTCGGAAGGCCACGCAAAGGGCTATTGGTACGGCAAAGACCCAGGTCAGAAGGCCATTGCCATTGACGTGCTGAATGCCCTGCGCGATTACCGTGCTTCCGAGCAAGCGATGCGCCGCAGGACCCGTTCCTCCATGGGGATGGGTGAGAAGGACCTGCTGGCCCTGCGCTACCTGTTCGAAGCTGAAGCCGCGGGCAAGGTGATGAAGCCGAAGGATCTGGGCGACAAGCTAGGGATAACGTCGGCTTCCATGACCACGCTGATCGACCGCCTGGTGGAGTCCGGCCATATTCGCCGCGAACCCCATCCCACCGATCGTCGCGCGCTGATACTGAAGGCAACGCCGGGGTCGGACCAGGAAGTGCGGCACACGCTCGGCGGAATGCACCGGCGGATGCTCGACGCTGCCTGCGCGTTGAGCCCGGACGAGTCGCAGATTGTGGTGAACTTCCTGCAGCACATGCGCGAAGCACTGGACACCATCGACGAAGAGCCTGTGGTCCCTGAGGCCGGGAAACCAGCCCAGTCATGA
- a CDS encoding sigma-70 family RNA polymerase sigma factor — MSVQTMPCPNRGDPAATEPLSDQQLLAMVRGGDVAAFGELFIRYRRVGGFVARTESNNPGDAADIVGEAFAAVLQSIIAGGGPVESFRPYLLTTIRRMAHRKNQTSARMVLTDSRTVDARAFAGDDHVLGTHESIILVRAFRELPRRWQDVLWYVDVEGLKPAQAGPLLGLTPNALSALAMRAREGLRQMYLQKHVGEPTIRSCAPYLRHFGRYVRNALSGNAQAKIRRHTDQCTHCSAVLAELRELQAPMGANAMGQPALGDVLVRGD, encoded by the coding sequence ATGTCAGTCCAAACAATGCCATGCCCAAACCGCGGTGACCCCGCTGCCACAGAACCACTGAGCGACCAACAACTGCTGGCGATGGTGCGGGGAGGTGATGTTGCCGCCTTTGGTGAACTGTTCATCCGGTACCGGCGGGTAGGAGGTTTCGTGGCCCGCACGGAATCAAACAACCCAGGTGACGCCGCGGACATAGTGGGTGAAGCGTTCGCCGCCGTCTTGCAATCGATCATCGCGGGTGGGGGCCCTGTGGAGTCATTCCGGCCCTACCTCCTGACCACTATCCGCAGGATGGCCCACCGAAAGAACCAGACGTCCGCCCGGATGGTCCTCACCGACTCACGCACGGTGGATGCCCGGGCCTTTGCCGGTGACGATCACGTGCTGGGGACCCACGAGAGCATCATTTTGGTGCGGGCCTTCCGTGAACTTCCCCGGCGCTGGCAGGATGTGCTCTGGTATGTGGACGTTGAGGGCCTCAAGCCGGCACAAGCCGGCCCGTTGCTGGGGCTGACCCCGAACGCCTTGTCCGCCTTGGCCATGCGTGCACGCGAGGGGCTCCGGCAGATGTACCTGCAGAAGCATGTGGGCGAGCCCACCATTCGGTCCTGCGCACCTTATCTGAGGCATTTCGGCAGGTACGTCCGCAACGCGTTGAGCGGAAATGCGCAGGCCAAAATAAGGCGGCACACGGATCAATGCACCCACTGTTCAGCCGTCCTGGCGGAACTCCGGGAGCTTCAGGCTCCCATGGGCGCCAACGCCATGGGCCAGCCGGCGTTAGGCGACGTCCTTGTCCGGGGCGACTGA
- a CDS encoding glycosyl hydrolase → MGEQPEESGDARKANRTELRRAFMLPAVIGLAVIGIAGVNFANGLAEQKAQSGSSVKTCEVLPRAALAPDTGALFGVNLDWHSKPLAAFANDLGHKPAVSVSFTGFPLTAKDEDDLRRAVEQIRADGHMMLLTLEPHNGLSTVTEETATALAKDLAEFNDDGVPVVVRFAHEMNGSWYAWSQQPQKYKEAFQTLAKAVHSTAPGSAMMWAPNYGGGYPFAGGEFEAKPGTPEFLALDTSADGALAMDDDAYAPYYPGDEAVDWVGMSLYHWGSTYPWGENELPEPNKFADQLTGDYKGANGDDSLLPDFYGVYGTQHGKPVAIPETAALFAPGAGGEPERAIKEAWWNQLFSPTTHQEFPQLKMINWFEWDKDEVEVKGRVDWTVTNTPELRDAFTAALPDWFRYGPEESCRPPQ, encoded by the coding sequence GTGGGGGAACAACCCGAAGAGAGCGGCGATGCCCGCAAGGCCAACCGGACGGAGCTCAGGCGGGCCTTCATGCTCCCTGCCGTGATTGGCCTGGCCGTGATCGGCATCGCGGGAGTGAACTTTGCCAACGGCCTCGCGGAACAAAAAGCGCAATCGGGTTCCAGCGTGAAAACCTGTGAAGTCCTCCCACGGGCAGCCCTCGCCCCTGACACCGGTGCCCTGTTCGGTGTGAACCTGGACTGGCATTCCAAACCGCTGGCCGCCTTCGCCAACGACCTTGGCCACAAGCCCGCAGTCAGCGTCTCCTTCACGGGGTTTCCCCTCACAGCCAAGGACGAAGACGATCTCCGGCGGGCAGTAGAGCAGATTCGAGCCGACGGGCACATGATGCTGCTGACCCTGGAACCTCACAACGGACTCTCCACTGTGACTGAAGAAACGGCTACGGCACTGGCGAAAGACCTCGCCGAATTCAACGACGACGGCGTACCCGTGGTTGTCAGGTTCGCCCACGAAATGAACGGCTCCTGGTACGCCTGGTCCCAGCAGCCACAAAAGTACAAAGAAGCTTTCCAAACGCTGGCTAAGGCGGTGCACTCCACCGCGCCGGGTTCCGCCATGATGTGGGCTCCCAATTACGGGGGCGGATATCCTTTCGCGGGCGGAGAGTTCGAAGCCAAACCAGGCACACCCGAATTTCTGGCGCTGGATACCAGCGCCGACGGCGCCTTGGCCATGGACGACGACGCTTACGCCCCCTACTACCCGGGAGACGAGGCTGTGGACTGGGTTGGCATGTCCCTCTATCACTGGGGCAGCACCTACCCGTGGGGTGAAAATGAACTCCCTGAGCCCAACAAGTTCGCGGATCAGCTCACCGGCGACTACAAGGGTGCCAACGGCGACGACAGTCTGCTTCCGGATTTCTACGGCGTGTACGGCACGCAGCATGGCAAGCCGGTAGCCATCCCCGAAACGGCCGCACTGTTCGCTCCAGGAGCAGGCGGCGAGCCGGAGAGGGCTATCAAAGAAGCCTGGTGGAACCAACTCTTCAGCCCCACAACACACCAGGAATTCCCGCAGCTGAAGATGATCAACTGGTTCGAATGGGACAAAGACGAGGTGGAAGTCAAAGGCCGGGTGGACTGGACCGTGACCAACACCCCCGAACTGCGTGACGCCTTTACCGCGGCGCTGCCGGACTGGTTCCGCTACGGCCCGGAGGAGTCGTGCCGGCCGCCGCAGTAG
- a CDS encoding prenyltransferase, which yields MTYLWLALAFIVAAGAAGVIFARRGAYPGEAGRHWKAVGLAFTALAVLTAVFDSVMIGMELFHYDASHILGVKVGLAPIEDFAYPLAGVVALPGLWMWLTRKRTQSSQSRTEPGRKGLVPQALLASRPVSWINTAYPFAAAMLLTTREIDWVLVVGTFYFLIPYNLAMYGINDVFDYESDLKNPRKGGMEGALLQPHLHRPMLWLAAITNVPFLVVLAVAGGPAAWLSLAVSAFAVVAYSVAGLRFKERPVLDSLTSSTHFVSPAVVGLTLAGAEVTPGLLILLLAFFLWGMAAHAFGAVQDIEPDRQAGIGSIATVIGARRTVRLAVVLWFVAGLAMLATPWPGPLAAIIAVPYIANCAPYWNVTDTTAARTNVAWRRFIWLNYGSGFLVTLIVILQWSLTS from the coding sequence GGGGCGCGTATCCCGGCGAGGCCGGCAGGCATTGGAAAGCCGTAGGCCTGGCCTTCACGGCCTTGGCTGTCCTGACCGCGGTGTTCGACTCCGTCATGATCGGGATGGAACTCTTCCACTACGACGCTTCGCACATCCTCGGCGTCAAAGTAGGGCTCGCGCCGATCGAGGACTTTGCGTACCCGCTGGCCGGCGTCGTGGCGCTTCCCGGGCTGTGGATGTGGCTGACGCGAAAGCGCACGCAATCCAGCCAAAGCCGCACGGAACCGGGGCGCAAGGGCCTCGTCCCGCAGGCCTTGCTCGCCTCCCGCCCGGTCAGCTGGATCAACACCGCTTACCCGTTTGCCGCGGCCATGCTCCTGACCACCCGCGAGATCGACTGGGTCCTGGTCGTGGGCACCTTCTATTTCCTCATCCCCTACAACCTGGCCATGTACGGGATCAACGACGTCTTCGACTACGAATCCGACTTGAAAAACCCCCGCAAGGGCGGCATGGAGGGTGCACTCCTCCAACCCCATCTCCACCGCCCCATGCTGTGGCTAGCAGCGATCACCAACGTGCCGTTCCTGGTGGTCCTCGCCGTCGCGGGCGGTCCTGCCGCGTGGCTGAGCCTTGCCGTCAGTGCCTTCGCGGTTGTGGCCTACTCCGTGGCCGGGCTTCGCTTCAAGGAACGCCCGGTCTTGGACTCGCTGACGTCCAGTACGCACTTCGTCAGTCCCGCCGTCGTCGGCTTGACGCTGGCCGGTGCCGAGGTGACGCCTGGTCTCCTCATCCTGCTGCTCGCGTTCTTCCTGTGGGGCATGGCCGCCCATGCCTTCGGCGCCGTCCAGGACATTGAGCCTGACCGGCAGGCCGGCATCGGCTCCATAGCAACAGTCATCGGTGCCCGCCGGACGGTGCGGCTCGCCGTCGTGCTCTGGTTTGTTGCCGGCCTGGCGATGCTGGCCACGCCGTGGCCCGGACCGCTCGCGGCGATCATCGCTGTCCCGTACATCGCCAATTGCGCGCCGTACTGGAACGTGACGGATACGACGGCGGCGCGCACCAACGTGGCATGGCGACGGTTCATCTGGCTCAACTATGGGTCAGGATTCCTGGTGACGCTCATCGTGATCCTGCAGTGGAGCCTCACGTCATGA
- a CDS encoding class I SAM-dependent methyltransferase produces MINQQQLWDHDAAEQYDTPGEGMFSPDVLGPTVEVLSELASGGPAVEFAIGTGRVAIPLLEAGVPVSGIELSHAMIARLRDKVGEDRIPVVQGDMSQVSIGSHYTLAFLVFNTIANLLTQEEQIRCFQNAARHLAPGGRFVVELWVPQLRSLPPGHGGTVEVSQPGYLLVDTYDVLRQHVISHHVRFGPDVSDGREARIGRTPHRYIWPSELDLMARIAGFELEHRWADWDRSEFTAESRSHVSVYRLTDHRMT; encoded by the coding sequence ATGATCAACCAGCAACAGCTTTGGGACCACGACGCAGCGGAGCAGTACGACACTCCCGGGGAGGGAATGTTCTCACCCGATGTTCTTGGCCCCACCGTGGAGGTCTTGTCGGAACTGGCATCGGGAGGTCCCGCCGTCGAATTTGCCATCGGTACCGGACGCGTGGCCATCCCGCTCCTTGAGGCCGGCGTGCCAGTCAGTGGCATTGAGCTGTCCCACGCCATGATCGCCCGCCTGCGTGACAAGGTGGGGGAGGACCGGATTCCCGTGGTCCAGGGCGATATGTCCCAGGTTTCAATAGGGTCCCATTACACGCTGGCGTTTCTGGTCTTCAACACCATCGCCAACCTTCTAACGCAGGAGGAACAAATCCGGTGCTTCCAGAACGCGGCCCGGCACTTGGCTCCCGGCGGCCGCTTCGTCGTCGAGCTCTGGGTGCCGCAACTGCGTTCACTGCCGCCCGGGCACGGCGGAACAGTGGAGGTGAGCCAGCCCGGATACCTCTTGGTGGACACCTATGACGTGCTCCGCCAACACGTTATCTCACACCATGTGCGGTTCGGCCCCGACGTTTCGGATGGGCGCGAAGCGCGGATTGGGCGGACACCCCACCGATACATCTGGCCGAGTGAACTCGACCTCATGGCACGCATTGCTGGATTCGAGCTGGAACACAGGTGGGCCGACTGGGACCGCAGCGAATTCACCGCGGAGTCCCGCAGCCACGTGTCGGTATATCGGCTCACCGATCACCGGATGACCTGA
- a CDS encoding MarR family transcriptional regulator, with protein sequence MGEETVDHKALAVCMIDISSDIRRKSLNETGLRPISNGVLEILRVVEGHPGVTVAEVAGRLGRQLSNVSSQLRELVAAGLVTRIKDASDKRYVSLHPTDESRRIKALLEDGWADAIIAASARLLPEEREQIAASLPALQRLASFLSEPEHVSGPTTTAAAGTTPPGRSGTSPAAPR encoded by the coding sequence ATGGGAGAAGAGACTGTGGACCACAAGGCCTTGGCCGTCTGCATGATTGATATCTCGTCCGACATTCGCCGCAAGTCACTCAACGAGACAGGCCTCCGCCCCATCTCGAATGGCGTGCTGGAAATCCTTCGTGTTGTTGAAGGCCATCCGGGCGTCACCGTTGCCGAGGTGGCGGGCAGGCTCGGGCGGCAGCTGAGCAACGTCAGCTCGCAATTGCGCGAGCTCGTAGCTGCCGGCTTGGTCACGCGTATCAAGGATGCCTCGGACAAGCGCTACGTTTCCCTCCATCCCACGGACGAATCCAGACGGATCAAGGCGCTCCTGGAGGATGGATGGGCTGACGCGATCATCGCGGCGAGCGCCCGGCTGCTCCCGGAGGAACGCGAACAAATTGCAGCCAGCCTCCCGGCGCTGCAGCGGTTGGCTTCGTTCCTTTCGGAACCTGAACACGTATCCGGGCCCACTACTACTGCGGCGGCCGGCACGACTCCTCCGGGCCGTAGCGGAACCAGTCCGGCAGCGCCGCGGTAA
- a CDS encoding HNH endonuclease signature motif containing protein, with amino-acid sequence MPLPADASTPWESAQPGATLAGLAAVIGSLPASTSSGGLVNEIRALEDLKSAITARQARAAVALDLAQRREQAEAGVPTAEQGRGVAAQVALARRESPNRGSRLLGLARALVIEMPHTMAALETGQLNEWRATLLVKETACLSIEDRAAVDEELAPDTGTFNGSGDRCIIAAAKAAAYRRDPRSVTQRASHAAAERRVSLRPAPDTMTILTALLPVSQGVAAYAALSRHADSARSSGDGRNRGQIMADTLVERVTGTPGGVAGIDLQLVMTDRTLFQGDSEPARLQGYGIVPAEWARVLLADGPTEPEGQRQAFRVMIRRLYTAPGSGELLAMDSKARVFPQRLRRFIEVRDATCRTPYCDAPIRHMDHVVPWHNGGTTTLNNGAGLCEACNHTKENPGWSASVPHGQTHTLEVRTPTGHIYQSKAPPLPGREDASPPAPPDRPPASERHWEPQLQHARQA; translated from the coding sequence ATGCCCTTACCGGCCGATGCCTCGACGCCCTGGGAGTCTGCCCAGCCCGGTGCTACGTTGGCGGGCCTCGCGGCCGTTATTGGTTCCTTGCCCGCGAGCACCAGCAGCGGTGGGCTGGTCAATGAGATTCGTGCCCTGGAGGACCTGAAATCCGCGATCACTGCGCGTCAGGCCAGGGCCGCCGTCGCTTTGGATCTGGCTCAGCGCCGGGAGCAGGCCGAAGCAGGCGTTCCCACGGCAGAGCAAGGCCGCGGTGTAGCCGCCCAGGTGGCCCTCGCCCGACGCGAATCGCCGAACCGTGGATCCCGGCTGCTCGGACTTGCGCGGGCGCTTGTCATCGAGATGCCGCACACCATGGCCGCCCTCGAAACAGGTCAGCTCAACGAATGGCGTGCCACACTGTTGGTCAAGGAAACTGCGTGCCTCAGCATTGAAGACCGTGCCGCTGTGGATGAAGAACTGGCGCCGGACACGGGCACGTTCAACGGGTCCGGGGACCGGTGCATCATCGCCGCAGCCAAGGCCGCAGCCTACCGGCGCGACCCCCGCTCGGTCACCCAGCGGGCCAGTCACGCCGCCGCAGAACGCAGGGTCAGCCTTCGCCCGGCTCCGGACACCATGACAATCCTCACCGCTCTGCTACCAGTGTCTCAAGGCGTCGCCGCCTACGCTGCCCTTAGCCGACACGCAGATTCAGCCCGCTCGTCCGGCGACGGCCGAAACCGTGGACAGATCATGGCCGACACCTTGGTAGAACGGGTCACCGGAACACCTGGCGGGGTCGCAGGGATCGACCTCCAACTCGTCATGACCGACCGCACGCTCTTCCAAGGCGACAGCGAACCGGCCCGCCTCCAGGGTTACGGAATCGTCCCCGCTGAATGGGCTAGAGTTCTGCTGGCCGACGGGCCCACCGAGCCAGAGGGACAACGCCAAGCATTCCGAGTGATGATCCGGCGACTTTACACTGCTCCGGGAAGCGGCGAACTCCTGGCCATGGACTCCAAAGCGAGGGTCTTCCCCCAACGATTACGGCGCTTCATCGAGGTCCGGGACGCCACCTGCCGAACCCCGTACTGCGATGCGCCTATTAGGCATATGGACCACGTGGTCCCTTGGCACAACGGCGGGACCACCACCCTGAACAATGGCGCGGGGCTATGCGAGGCATGCAACCACACCAAGGAAAACCCCGGCTGGAGCGCCAGTGTGCCGCACGGCCAAACGCACACCTTGGAAGTCCGCACCCCTACCGGGCACATCTATCAATCGAAGGCGCCACCTCTGCCTGGGCGCGAGGATGCGTCGCCACCTGCTCCGCCGGACAGGCCACCCGCGTCGGAACGACACTGGGAGCCACAACTGCAGCATGCCCGGCAGGCGTAA
- a CDS encoding MFS transporter gives MASQLLETSGGQAQANTPAPPGVKANIGWRALPFLALAQFMVVLDGTIVNLALPRLQLEMGISDSTRSWVVTAYALVFGAFLLLGGRISDFWGRKRTFITASAGFAAASLIGGLAQQPWELIGARALQGIFAALLAPAALALLTVAFPGGKDRGTAFAIFGSISGVGAAAGVLLGGFLTEFVSWRWCFFVNVPIAIIALIGVWILVGESKAGGSTKYDWPGVVLAALGLGSLVYGFANAEHGWGAVESWGFIAAGALLLVLFVAVERKVKNPLLPLRVATERNRAAAFLASFLAGAVLIGGILFINFYLQIVLGFAPFAAGVASLPMTVVLIITAGVVAKNLPRLGAKVPSALGPVFMAAAMLWLTQVTADGTYPVNMLPALILMGIGLGLVFVPMQNLALFGVDKDDAGVASALVNASQQIGGSLGIALFSAIAAAATAAATTTAAGGGPLAALTSGYSMVFLWAAGVAVLITPLALLLIRIDRKSFSGTSDTPHVHLG, from the coding sequence GTGGCATCGCAACTACTGGAGACATCGGGCGGACAAGCCCAAGCAAACACACCAGCCCCACCGGGCGTCAAGGCCAACATCGGCTGGCGGGCTTTGCCCTTCCTGGCCCTGGCCCAATTCATGGTGGTTCTGGACGGCACCATCGTGAACCTGGCGCTCCCCCGCCTCCAGCTGGAAATGGGCATCAGTGACTCCACCCGCTCCTGGGTGGTCACTGCTTACGCTTTGGTCTTCGGCGCCTTCCTCTTACTGGGCGGACGCATCTCCGATTTCTGGGGACGGAAGCGGACCTTCATCACGGCCTCGGCAGGCTTCGCGGCGGCATCACTCATCGGCGGCTTGGCCCAGCAGCCTTGGGAACTCATCGGAGCCCGCGCGCTCCAGGGCATCTTCGCCGCCCTCCTCGCACCGGCGGCCTTGGCACTCCTGACGGTGGCCTTCCCCGGCGGCAAGGATCGCGGCACCGCCTTCGCCATCTTCGGCTCCATCAGCGGGGTCGGTGCAGCGGCAGGAGTTCTGCTGGGCGGATTCCTCACCGAATTCGTCTCATGGCGGTGGTGCTTCTTCGTCAACGTACCCATCGCAATCATCGCGCTGATCGGTGTGTGGATTTTGGTGGGAGAAAGCAAAGCGGGAGGCTCCACCAAATACGACTGGCCCGGCGTCGTTCTCGCCGCCTTGGGTCTGGGCTCGCTGGTTTACGGCTTCGCCAACGCCGAGCACGGCTGGGGTGCGGTGGAATCCTGGGGCTTCATTGCGGCAGGTGCGTTGTTGCTGGTACTTTTCGTCGCCGTCGAACGCAAGGTCAAGAACCCGCTGCTTCCGCTGCGCGTCGCCACCGAGCGCAACCGCGCCGCAGCGTTCCTGGCGTCCTTCCTCGCCGGAGCAGTGCTGATCGGCGGCATCCTGTTCATCAATTTCTACCTCCAGATCGTCCTGGGCTTCGCCCCGTTCGCGGCCGGAGTCGCGTCCCTGCCCATGACGGTGGTTCTGATCATCACGGCGGGCGTTGTGGCGAAGAACCTGCCCCGGCTGGGCGCCAAGGTCCCCAGCGCACTTGGTCCGGTCTTCATGGCCGCAGCCATGCTGTGGCTCACCCAGGTCACGGCGGATGGGACCTATCCGGTGAACATGCTGCCCGCATTGATCCTCATGGGCATTGGGCTGGGCCTGGTCTTCGTCCCCATGCAGAACCTGGCCCTCTTCGGCGTGGACAAGGACGACGCCGGCGTGGCGAGCGCCCTGGTCAACGCTTCGCAGCAGATCGGCGGATCGCTGGGCATCGCACTCTTCAGTGCCATCGCAGCGGCTGCCACCGCGGCAGCGACCACTACAGCCGCCGGTGGCGGGCCCCTTGCGGCCCTGACCTCGGGCTATTCGATGGTGTTCCTTTGGGCAGCCGGGGTGGCGGTCTTGATAACCCCACTCGCGCTTCTCCTGATCAGGATCGACCGCAAAAGCTTCAGCGGAACAAGCGATACCCCGCACGTCCACCTGGGCTGA
- a CDS encoding tryptophan-rich sensory protein, translating to MATVSPDLARQITVTVSLVICIVGSMIGVGVFGGTPIAQAAGGALSADSTLLAPATPAFSIWSVVYTGLVAYTVWQWLPSQRANPRQRSLGWIVALSMVLNAAWILSVQAGWLFVSVLVILALLVTLVLAFLRYSQSRATSWFEAVAVDGTLGLYLGWTSVAVCANIAAALKASGFSGFGLRPEVWSVAVLVVVAVVGIALAIKGHGRLALAAAIAWGLAWITVGRSADSPESFPTAVAAAVAAALVLGAAITVRARVVLAGAGVSGSR from the coding sequence ATGGCAACAGTAAGCCCGGACCTCGCCCGGCAGATCACGGTTACCGTGAGCTTGGTGATCTGCATCGTTGGCTCGATGATCGGCGTCGGAGTCTTCGGCGGAACCCCGATCGCCCAGGCAGCGGGCGGTGCTTTGTCCGCCGACTCCACGCTCCTCGCCCCCGCAACCCCCGCCTTCTCCATCTGGTCCGTGGTGTACACCGGCCTGGTTGCCTACACGGTATGGCAGTGGTTGCCGTCCCAGCGGGCCAATCCGCGGCAGCGCTCCCTCGGCTGGATCGTGGCCTTGTCCATGGTCCTGAACGCCGCATGGATCCTGTCTGTCCAGGCTGGCTGGCTCTTTGTCAGCGTGCTGGTGATCCTGGCCCTGCTGGTGACACTTGTCCTGGCGTTCCTTCGGTACAGCCAGAGCCGCGCCACTTCGTGGTTTGAGGCTGTAGCGGTGGACGGGACTCTGGGGTTGTACCTCGGCTGGACCAGCGTGGCCGTGTGCGCCAACATTGCCGCCGCTTTGAAGGCTTCCGGCTTCTCAGGCTTCGGGTTGCGGCCCGAGGTCTGGTCAGTGGCTGTGTTGGTAGTGGTGGCCGTTGTGGGCATCGCTCTGGCCATCAAGGGACACGGCCGCCTCGCTCTCGCAGCCGCCATTGCGTGGGGCCTGGCCTGGATCACAGTCGGCCGCAGCGCCGATTCACCCGAGTCATTCCCGACGGCGGTCGCGGCGGCTGTCGCTGCTGCGCTGGTTCTCGGTGCAGCGATCACGGTGAGGGCCCGGGTGGTGCTGGCTGGGGCCGGGGTTTCTGGTAGCCGGTAG